Proteins from a genomic interval of Thermus hydrothermalis:
- a CDS encoding fatty acid desaturase: MHKVEPKDWIPLIKPYAKPNTLRSLRQVADTLLPLLALFFLAHKALSVSLLLTLALDFVAALFLVRLFILQHDAGHGSFFPKKWMNDLLGFFAGVLTLVPYHHWQLSHARHHATSGNLDKRGVGDIYTMTLEEYLRATPRERLGYRLYRNPFVMFFLGPIYVFMLSYRLPLGYGSDRPSVRNSVALTNLALVLLLVGIGVFLGPKTLLFVYLPIQYLAGMVGIFLFYVQHQFEDAYWEHDPRWEHLKAAMEGSTYLKLPKVLQWLTGNIGFHHIHHLAPKIPNYLLPKVQEEVDLVKVAPTVTLKDAFQIAFADLHLHDEESRKLVGFKEAQRRLKAARGKLSL; encoded by the coding sequence ATGCATAAGGTAGAACCCAAAGACTGGATCCCCCTCATCAAGCCCTACGCCAAGCCCAACACCCTGCGAAGCCTCCGCCAGGTGGCGGACACCCTCCTCCCCCTCCTCGCCCTCTTCTTCCTCGCCCACAAGGCCCTTTCCGTTTCCCTCCTCCTCACCCTGGCCCTGGACTTCGTGGCGGCGCTTTTTCTGGTAAGGCTTTTTATCCTGCAACACGACGCCGGACACGGCTCCTTCTTCCCCAAGAAGTGGATGAACGACCTCTTGGGCTTCTTCGCCGGGGTCCTCACCCTGGTGCCCTACCATCACTGGCAACTTTCCCACGCCCGGCACCACGCCACGAGCGGCAACCTGGACAAAAGGGGCGTGGGGGACATCTACACCATGACCCTGGAGGAGTACCTGCGGGCCACGCCCCGGGAGCGCCTCGGCTACCGGCTCTACCGCAACCCCTTCGTCATGTTCTTCCTCGGGCCCATCTACGTCTTCATGCTCTCCTACCGCCTGCCCTTGGGCTACGGGTCGGACCGCCCCTCGGTGCGGAACAGCGTGGCCCTCACCAACCTGGCCTTGGTCCTTCTCCTCGTGGGCATCGGGGTCTTCTTGGGCCCCAAAACCCTCCTTTTCGTCTACCTCCCCATCCAGTACCTGGCGGGGATGGTGGGCATCTTCCTCTTCTACGTGCAGCATCAGTTTGAAGACGCCTACTGGGAGCACGACCCCCGTTGGGAGCACCTGAAGGCGGCCATGGAGGGGAGCACCTACCTGAAGCTCCCCAAGGTCCTCCAGTGGCTCACCGGAAACATCGGCTTCCACCACATCCACCACCTGGCCCCCAAGATCCCCAACTACCTCCTGCCCAAGGTGCAGGAGGAGGTGGACCTGGTGAAGGTGGCCCCCACGGTGACCCTGAAGGACGCCTTCCAAATCGCCTTCGCCGACCTGCACCTGCACGACGAGGAAAGCCGCAAGCTGGTGGGGTTCAAGGAGGCGCAAAGGCGGCTTAAGGCCGCCCGGGGCAAGCTTTCCCTCTAG
- the dtd gene encoding D-aminoacyl-tRNA deacylase codes for MRAVVQRVTEAFVEVEGEVVGRIGLGLLVLLGVGQRDTPEDAQYLARKIVHLRVFADADGKMNLSLKDVGGEVLLVSQFTLYADTRKGNRPSFLQAAPPEVGRRLYEEAIEAFLAQGVHVETGVYGAHMRIHLVNDGPVTLLLDSEDRLKPR; via the coding sequence GTGCGGGCGGTGGTGCAACGGGTCACGGAGGCCTTCGTGGAGGTGGAGGGCGAGGTGGTGGGAAGGATTGGCCTGGGGCTCCTGGTCCTCTTGGGCGTGGGGCAAAGGGATACCCCAGAGGACGCCCAGTACCTGGCCCGCAAGATCGTCCACCTCCGGGTCTTTGCCGATGCCGATGGCAAGATGAACCTCTCCCTGAAGGACGTGGGGGGCGAGGTGCTTCTCGTGAGCCAGTTCACCCTTTACGCCGACACCCGGAAGGGAAACCGCCCCTCCTTCCTCCAGGCCGCCCCGCCCGAGGTGGGGCGAAGGCTTTACGAGGAGGCCATTGAGGCCTTCCTGGCCCAAGGGGTCCACGTGGAAACCGGGGTGTACGGGGCCCACATGCGCATCCATCTGGTAAACGACGGCCCCGTGACCCTCCTCTTGGACTCGGAAGACCGCCTAAAACCCCGGTAG
- a CDS encoding DegV family protein: protein MAFVADSTLGLTPEEAKARGIHLVPQQVVWKERAFRDLLEITPEEVVQLLERGEHLTTSQVAPEDLRRAYEALLKTHERVVSVHVSGKLSGTVATAQSVAQAFGGRVKVVDSWSLNGGLLLVLEEARRLLATGTPWERLEEALAPYRERVMGFVLPKTLTYLHRSGRISGITHLVGSLLRILPVLEVRGGEVVPGPRVRGFAEGLKKVAELFRHRFPKGALAYVAHVGNPEGARALAEAVRAEGVELQGTLFAGAAVSVHAGPGTVALFAGERR, encoded by the coding sequence GTGGCCTTCGTGGCCGACTCCACCTTGGGGCTTACCCCGGAGGAGGCCAAGGCCCGGGGCATCCACCTGGTGCCCCAGCAGGTGGTTTGGAAGGAGCGCGCCTTCCGGGACCTCCTGGAGATCACCCCGGAAGAGGTGGTCCAGCTTCTGGAAAGGGGCGAACACCTCACCACGAGCCAGGTGGCCCCCGAGGACCTGAGAAGGGCCTACGAGGCGCTCTTGAAGACCCACGAGCGGGTGGTTTCCGTCCACGTTTCCGGGAAGCTCTCCGGCACCGTGGCCACCGCCCAAAGCGTGGCCCAGGCTTTTGGCGGGCGGGTGAAGGTGGTGGACTCCTGGTCCTTAAATGGTGGGCTTCTTTTGGTTTTGGAGGAGGCGAGGCGGCTCCTCGCCACGGGCACCCCTTGGGAGCGTCTGGAAGAGGCCTTGGCTCCCTACCGGGAGCGGGTCATGGGCTTCGTCCTCCCCAAGACCCTCACCTACCTGCACCGCTCGGGGCGGATTTCCGGGATCACGCACCTGGTGGGAAGCCTGCTTCGCATCCTGCCGGTCCTCGAGGTCCGGGGGGGCGAGGTGGTGCCAGGCCCCAGGGTCCGGGGCTTCGCCGAAGGGCTCAAGAAGGTGGCCGAGCTCTTCCGCCACCGCTTCCCTAAAGGGGCCTTGGCCTACGTGGCCCACGTGGGGAACCCCGAAGGGGCGAGGGCCCTAGCAGAGGCGGTAAGGGCGGAAGGCGTGGAGCTCCAAGGCACCCTCTTCGCCGGGGCGGCGGTGAGCGTCCACGCCGGGCCCGGCACCGTGGCCCTTTTCGCCGGGGAAAGGAGGTAA
- a CDS encoding DegV family protein codes for MRVALVTDSTADLPKPLRERLGIRVVPLYVSLGGRVYRDWEEIAPEEIFRKVREGSAFPTTSQPSPEDFLKVYQEALQNADHMLSIHISSKLSGTVQSAELAAKDFPGRVTVFDSLAASLGIGMMVLRAHELLEEGQPLASVLDELKRIRQDHFVRFSVATLEFLRRGGRIGGAQALLGTLLGIKPILTLKEGRVEAAGRARGERKAREEIVKDFRTWGEGRGRIRAFFLYSAEEGAVRELKEMVLASGLPVEEALVSELGAVIASHTGPGTYGFYAYSL; via the coding sequence ATGAGGGTAGCCTTGGTGACGGACTCCACCGCCGACCTGCCCAAGCCCCTACGGGAGCGCCTGGGCATCCGCGTCGTCCCCCTGTACGTGTCTTTGGGCGGACGGGTTTACCGGGACTGGGAAGAGATTGCCCCGGAGGAAATCTTCAGGAAGGTCCGGGAGGGAAGCGCCTTCCCCACCACCAGCCAGCCCTCCCCCGAAGACTTCCTCAAGGTGTACCAAGAAGCTCTCCAAAACGCCGACCACATGCTTTCCATTCACATCTCCAGCAAGCTCTCCGGCACCGTGCAGTCGGCGGAGCTCGCCGCCAAGGACTTCCCGGGCCGGGTGACCGTCTTTGACTCCCTGGCCGCCTCCTTGGGCATCGGCATGATGGTCCTGAGGGCCCACGAGCTCCTAGAGGAAGGCCAGCCCCTTGCCTCCGTTTTGGACGAGCTCAAGCGCATCCGCCAGGACCACTTCGTGCGCTTTAGCGTGGCCACCCTGGAGTTCTTGCGCCGGGGCGGGCGCATCGGCGGGGCGCAGGCCCTCTTGGGCACCCTCCTCGGCATCAAGCCCATCCTCACCCTGAAGGAAGGGCGCGTGGAGGCGGCAGGCCGGGCCCGCGGGGAGAGGAAGGCCCGGGAGGAAATCGTCAAGGACTTCCGCACCTGGGGGGAAGGCCGCGGGCGCATCCGGGCCTTCTTCCTCTATAGCGCCGAGGAGGGTGCCGTGCGGGAACTCAAGGAGATGGTCCTCGCCTCGGGCCTTCCCGTGGAGGAGGCCTTGGTGAGCGAGCTGGGCGCGGTGATCGCTAGCCACACGGGGCCTGGAACCTATGGCTTCTACGCCTATAGCCTCTAA